The following proteins come from a genomic window of Bartonella apihabitans:
- the lpdA gene encoding dihydrolipoyl dehydrogenase, with product MANSYDVIVIGSGPGGYVTAIRSAQLGFKTAVVEREHLGGICLNWGCIPTKALLRTAEIKHFSEHAKDYGLKLNGSIEADIKDVVQRSRTVSARLNGGVGYLMKKNKIDVIWGEAKLTKAASGAGLGEIVVGKITKKIMQPQNPIPKGTLGEGTYQAKHIIVATGARPRTLPGIEPDGKLVWTYFEAMVPETMPKSIVVMGSGAIGIEFASFYRDMGAEVTVVEMMPQIMPVEDAEISAFARKQLEKKGIRILTEAKVSKIEKTSNSVTAHIDINGKTETVTADRLISAVGVQGNIENIGLEALGVKTERGCVVIDEWGRTNVPGIYAIGDVAGAPMLAHKAEEEGVICVEHIAGLETAEPLDKRKIPGCTYCTPQVASVGLTEAKAKAAGYDIRVGHFSFSANGKAIAMGEDQGIVKTIFDRKTGQLLGAHMVGAEVTELIEGFVVAINLETTEEELMHTVFPHPTLSEMMKESVLDAYGQVLNA from the coding sequence TTGGCAAATTCATATGATGTTATTGTTATCGGTTCTGGCCCCGGCGGATATGTTACCGCAATCCGTTCTGCCCAATTGGGCTTCAAGACCGCTGTTGTCGAACGCGAACACCTTGGCGGTATTTGCCTGAATTGGGGATGTATTCCTACAAAAGCGCTGCTTAGAACAGCAGAAATCAAACATTTTAGCGAACATGCAAAAGATTATGGCCTGAAACTCAATGGTTCGATTGAAGCAGACATCAAGGATGTTGTGCAACGCTCCCGCACTGTTTCTGCCCGTCTTAATGGCGGTGTCGGCTATTTGATGAAGAAAAACAAGATCGACGTTATCTGGGGTGAGGCAAAGCTCACTAAAGCAGCTTCCGGCGCCGGTCTTGGTGAAATTGTCGTCGGCAAAATCACCAAAAAAATTATGCAGCCACAAAACCCGATTCCGAAGGGAACTTTGGGCGAGGGAACCTATCAGGCCAAGCATATTATTGTGGCAACCGGCGCCCGTCCGCGTACATTGCCGGGTATCGAACCGGACGGGAAACTGGTTTGGACCTATTTTGAAGCAATGGTTCCTGAAACTATGCCGAAATCCATCGTCGTTATGGGCTCGGGCGCTATCGGAATAGAATTTGCGTCCTTTTATCGTGATATGGGCGCGGAAGTTACAGTTGTGGAAATGATGCCGCAGATTATGCCGGTTGAAGATGCGGAGATTTCTGCATTTGCCCGTAAGCAATTGGAGAAAAAAGGCATCCGAATCCTTACCGAAGCAAAAGTTTCGAAAATCGAAAAAACGTCCAATTCTGTGACAGCCCACATTGATATAAATGGCAAAACCGAGACCGTTACTGCAGATCGTCTGATTTCTGCGGTGGGTGTGCAAGGCAATATAGAAAATATCGGGCTTGAAGCGTTAGGCGTAAAAACCGAACGTGGTTGTGTGGTAATTGACGAATGGGGACGCACCAATGTTCCCGGTATTTATGCCATTGGGGACGTTGCGGGTGCTCCTATGCTTGCCCATAAGGCTGAAGAAGAAGGCGTTATTTGTGTCGAGCATATTGCAGGCCTTGAAACAGCCGAACCTTTGGACAAGAGAAAGATTCCCGGTTGCACCTATTGCACGCCGCAAGTTGCTTCCGTCGGATTGACCGAAGCAAAGGCCAAGGCCGCAGGCTATGACATAAGGGTCGGGCATTTTTCGTTCTCGGCAAACGGCAAAGCAATTGCCATGGGAGAGGATCAGGGTATCGTCAAAACCATATTTGACCGAAAAACCGGCCAGTTGCTTGGTGCGCATATGGTCGGAGCGGAAGTAACCGAACTGATTGAAGGGTTTGTGGTTGCGATAAATCTTGAAACCACAGAAGAAGAGCTGATGCATACAGTCTTTCCTCATCCGACGCTTTCGGAAATGATGAAGGAAAGTGTCCTTGATGCTTATGGTCAGGTTTTGAACGCCTGA
- a CDS encoding TM2 domain-containing protein: protein MRGSIISYTRNKGLISGADNNRYEFTRLDWSGQGEPSAGIKVDFVAEGAIAKNIFPLSIDSKHSKVVMAIVCWFFGIFGVHRFMVGKIGTGVLMLLLTVTVIGSIISFIWSIIDFILILMGKFKDKDGNPITSEYL from the coding sequence ATGCGCGGTTCGATTATAAGTTACACAAGGAACAAAGGTCTTATCTCGGGAGCCGATAACAACCGTTACGAATTCACGCGGCTTGACTGGAGCGGGCAAGGCGAACCGTCGGCCGGAATCAAGGTTGATTTTGTGGCAGAAGGGGCGATCGCCAAAAATATCTTTCCCTTAAGCATTGATAGCAAGCATTCGAAAGTCGTTATGGCAATCGTATGCTGGTTCTTCGGGATTTTCGGAGTTCATCGTTTTATGGTCGGAAAAATCGGTACTGGCGTATTGATGCTTCTCCTCACGGTCACAGTTATCGGTTCGATCATTTCGTTTATTTGGTCAATTATCGATTTTATTCTGATCCTTATGGGGAAATTCAAAGATAAAGACGGAAATCCGATCACAAGCGAATATCTTTGA
- a CDS encoding septum formation initiator family protein: MWTKQKRRSIKGRFILPLMTIGVLSYFGYHIYHGEYGLYSRVKVEQHIDSLNNELKSLEEQRKGIEKKVSLLKDGHIERDMLDEYARKNLNLSKPNEFVILTGQGDLSK; encoded by the coding sequence ATGTGGACGAAACAGAAACGCAGATCAATCAAGGGGCGCTTTATATTGCCCCTTATGACGATTGGTGTGCTGAGCTATTTTGGTTACCACATTTATCACGGTGAATATGGTTTATATTCTCGTGTCAAAGTAGAACAACATATCGACAGCCTCAACAACGAGTTGAAATCGCTTGAAGAGCAGCGCAAAGGAATAGAAAAAAAGGTTTCGCTTTTAAAAGACGGTCATATAGAACGTGATATGCTTGATGAATATGCTCGCAAAAATCTTAATCTTTCGAAGCCGAATGAATTTGTTATCTTGACAGGTCAAGGCGATTTGTCAAAATAG
- a CDS encoding SGNH/GDSL hydrolase family protein — MKKTVLAYGDSLTWGLNPINQTRYTNEIRWPRVLEQQFNGAIEVVEEALCGRTTCFDDKTSIDDRNGATILPTILGSCHPLDLVIMMLGINDLKKFVAGSAMAACLGMKRLINIVRSYPYMSQMESPEIIIVSPPHLAETTHPLSGERFSGAIGESKKLSIFYSDLADEMECAFFDAASVAIASPVDGVHLDENNTKAIGKGLQPLVHVVLGL; from the coding sequence ATGAAAAAAACTGTTCTGGCTTATGGAGATTCCCTGACATGGGGATTAAATCCGATAAACCAAACACGTTACACCAACGAAATTCGTTGGCCACGTGTGCTGGAACAGCAATTCAACGGCGCGATTGAAGTTGTCGAGGAAGCATTGTGCGGCCGCACAACCTGTTTTGACGATAAAACTTCAATCGACGACCGGAATGGTGCAACGATCCTTCCGACAATCTTGGGCTCATGTCATCCGCTTGATCTGGTGATCATGATGCTGGGCATCAATGACTTGAAAAAATTTGTTGCGGGTTCCGCAATGGCGGCATGTTTGGGTATGAAACGGCTTATCAATATTGTCCGTTCCTATCCTTATATGTCGCAGATGGAATCTCCGGAAATTATTATTGTTTCTCCGCCTCATCTGGCGGAGACCACTCATCCTTTAAGTGGCGAGCGTTTTAGTGGTGCTATTGGAGAATCCAAAAAGCTGTCGATTTTTTATTCGGATCTTGCTGACGAGATGGAATGTGCCTTCTTCGATGCTGCATCTGTCGCAATCGCGTCACCTGTGGATGGCGTTCATCTTGACGAAAACAACACAAAAGCAATTGGCAAAGGGCTTCAACCGTTGGTACATGTCGTTCTCGGCCTTTAG
- the pdhA gene encoding pyruvate dehydrogenase (acetyl-transferring) E1 component subunit alpha, producing the protein MAARAKKTSAKKTQTVLTNTARSPEPAEFTKEEELQFYHDMLLIRRFEEKAGQLYGMGVIGGFCHLYIGQEAVVTGTVKAIKQGDQVITSYRDHGHMLATGMNPRGVMAELAGRKDGFSKGKGGSMHMFSKEKNFFGGHGIVGAQVPIGTGLAFSNKYLGRDNVTLVYFGDGAANQGQVYESFNMASLWKLPVVYVIENNQYAMGTAVSRASAETDFSRRGLSFEIPGYVVDGMDVCAVKSAADEAVAWARSGKGPIILDMQTYRYRGHSMSDPAKYRTKEEVEKVKTEHDPINQVKNRCIKKGWATEDELKDIDKKVRAIVADAADFAENDPEPDVSELYTDVLL; encoded by the coding sequence ATGGCAGCACGGGCTAAAAAAACTTCTGCGAAAAAAACGCAGACCGTATTAACCAATACCGCCAGATCACCTGAGCCGGCGGAATTCACCAAAGAAGAAGAACTTCAGTTTTATCATGATATGCTTTTAATCCGACGGTTTGAAGAAAAAGCCGGTCAGCTTTATGGCATGGGCGTTATTGGCGGCTTTTGTCACCTCTATATCGGACAAGAAGCGGTCGTAACCGGAACTGTCAAAGCAATAAAACAAGGCGATCAGGTGATCACCTCCTATCGCGATCATGGACATATGTTGGCAACAGGTATGAACCCTCGCGGTGTTATGGCTGAACTAGCCGGTCGCAAAGATGGCTTTTCCAAAGGGAAGGGCGGTTCGATGCATATGTTTTCCAAGGAAAAGAACTTTTTTGGCGGACATGGTATCGTTGGTGCACAGGTTCCGATCGGAACAGGATTGGCTTTTTCCAATAAATATTTGGGACGCGATAATGTAACGCTTGTTTATTTTGGTGACGGCGCGGCCAATCAGGGGCAGGTTTATGAAAGCTTCAATATGGCTTCGCTTTGGAAACTTCCCGTCGTTTATGTTATCGAAAACAACCAATATGCCATGGGAACGGCAGTTTCCCGTGCTTCTGCCGAGACCGATTTTTCACGTCGTGGTTTGTCTTTCGAAATACCCGGTTATGTTGTCGATGGTATGGATGTTTGCGCCGTAAAATCGGCAGCCGATGAGGCTGTTGCATGGGCACGTTCAGGTAAAGGCCCGATTATTCTCGACATGCAGACCTATCGTTATCGTGGTCACTCTATGTCGGATCCGGCCAAATATCGCACCAAAGAAGAGGTGGAAAAGGTCAAGACCGAACATGATCCGATCAATCAGGTGAAGAACCGCTGTATCAAAAAGGGTTGGGCAACAGAAGACGAATTGAAAGACATTGACAAAAAGGTTCGTGCTATCGTTGCAGATGCGGCAGATTTTGCTGAAAATGATCCCGAGCCGGATGTATCCGAGCTCTATACCGATGTTCTTCTTTAA
- the lipA gene encoding lipoyl synthase, which translates to MVTVVDTLSQKRVRHPEKANRPDSEVLKKPDWIRVKAPSLRGQYAETRHIVRDNNLVTVCEEAGCPNVGECWTQRHASFMILGAICTRACAFCNVATGIPLPVDKDEPERVADAVRQMALKHVVITSVDRDDLPDGGAQHYADVIHAIRRKSPGTTIEILTPDFRHKEGALETVVAAKPDVFNHNLETVPSKYLTVRPGARYFHSIRLLQRVKELDPSIFTKSGIMVGLGEERNEVLQLMDDLRSADVDFMTIGQYLQPTRKHHPVIRFVTPEEFKSYAIIGKTKGFLHMSSSPLTRSSHHAGEDFEALRKARAEKLAHQRG; encoded by the coding sequence ATGGTTACCGTTGTTGACACTTTATCGCAGAAACGGGTTCGGCATCCGGAAAAAGCCAATCGACCGGATTCAGAGGTTTTAAAAAAGCCTGATTGGATCAGGGTGAAAGCGCCGTCGTTGCGTGGGCAATATGCCGAGACCCGTCATATTGTGCGTGATAACAATCTGGTGACAGTTTGCGAAGAAGCGGGATGCCCGAATGTTGGCGAATGCTGGACTCAGAGGCACGCAAGTTTCATGATTTTGGGTGCAATATGCACCCGTGCATGTGCCTTTTGTAATGTTGCAACCGGCATACCTCTTCCTGTTGATAAGGATGAACCTGAACGCGTTGCCGATGCAGTCAGACAAATGGCGCTTAAACATGTGGTTATCACCTCTGTTGATCGTGATGATCTTCCCGATGGTGGTGCCCAGCATTATGCCGATGTCATTCATGCAATCAGAAGAAAGTCACCGGGTACCACCATTGAAATCCTCACACCTGATTTTCGTCATAAAGAGGGCGCTCTTGAAACTGTGGTAGCGGCCAAGCCTGATGTATTTAACCACAATCTCGAAACTGTGCCGTCAAAATACCTGACGGTGCGTCCGGGCGCGCGCTATTTCCATTCGATCAGACTGTTGCAACGGGTCAAGGAGCTTGACCCATCAATCTTTACAAAGTCCGGTATTATGGTCGGGCTTGGTGAAGAACGGAATGAAGTTCTTCAATTGATGGATGATTTGCGTTCGGCCGATGTTGATTTCATGACCATTGGCCAATATTTGCAGCCAACGCGTAAACATCATCCTGTTATCCGTTTTGTTACGCCGGAGGAGTTCAAATCCTACGCCATTATCGGCAAAACCAAGGGTTTCCTTCATATGTCTTCAAGTCCGCTAACCCGCTCGTCACACCATGCGGGCGAAGATTTTGAAGCACTGAGAAAAGCTCGCGCAGAGAAACTGGCTCATCAACGCGGATAA